One Gloeothece verrucosa PCC 7822 DNA window includes the following coding sequences:
- a CDS encoding DUF928 domain-containing protein, whose product MTFKNFNKQLILLLILVESVTIIYSGLLLAKENAPINKNPKIVFKPPESAKPRTSVGGASRRDEKCPEDAQQIGPFLTAVIPANQQALTLQDHPTVLVYLPATSTEVAFFSITEETSSSSNKQQHYQTFFPLPKKAGIIRLKLPADAFDLQIGKTYKWSFVMMCNNKLRPDNPSVAGTIERVALSSTLTEQLKQAKPLEQAALYGEFGLWYDAINTLAKLREADPNNSELMMVWQDLLNSATVGLNMLAKQPLVH is encoded by the coding sequence ATGACGTTTAAAAATTTTAATAAACAATTAATATTATTATTAATCTTGGTAGAGTCAGTAACAATAATCTATTCAGGATTGCTTTTAGCTAAAGAAAATGCACCCATTAACAAAAATCCTAAAATTGTCTTTAAACCTCCTGAAAGTGCTAAACCGAGAACCTCTGTAGGAGGAGCTTCAAGACGTGACGAAAAATGTCCAGAAGATGCTCAACAAATAGGGCCTTTTTTAACGGCTGTTATTCCAGCTAATCAACAAGCATTAACATTACAAGATCATCCAACAGTTTTAGTTTATTTACCCGCGACATCAACTGAAGTAGCCTTTTTTAGCATCACAGAAGAGACTTCATCTTCCTCTAATAAACAACAACATTATCAGACCTTTTTCCCCCTTCCTAAAAAAGCGGGAATTATTAGGCTGAAATTGCCCGCAGATGCTTTCGACTTACAAATAGGGAAAACCTATAAATGGTCTTTTGTGATGATGTGTAATAATAAACTTAGACCGGATAATCCTTCAGTAGCAGGGACCATTGAAAGAGTTGCTTTGAGTTCAACTTTGACAGAACAATTAAAACAAGCAAAACCTTTAGAACAAGCCGCCTTATACGGAGAATTCGGTCTTTGGTACGATGCTATCAATACTTTAGCAAAACTCCGTGAAGCTGACCCCAATAATTCAGAATTAATGATGGTTTGGCAAGACTTATTAAACTCAGCAACGGTAGGTCTAAATATGCTTGCTAAGCAACCCTTAGTTCATTAA
- a CDS encoding CHAT domain-containing protein: protein MRLLLIKNTAQFLMMRAKRCFAYIINFKKSQYLWVAVLTLFLVTGIHSAVGQPPVIPIAQHLLEEGRQFYRDGQFNQAIEIWKQAAETYQQQGDPLRQALSLNYLSLAYQATGQWNNAQTAINQSLELLKNRSTQETISIRAPVLNTLGSLQLAQGETENALATWQEAESLYTQLGDQEGRIGTQINQAQALQQLGLYRRSQQILTRVAQTLQSQPDSSLKASGLQSLGVALSSIGDLKNAQEILQESLAISQKLADKNSQSTTLLSLGNIMRLEDKHSQALKYYQQAADMAPDTLLQLEAQINQLSLLIKLQQWENATIVLSQIESRVPTLTPSRRSIYAIVNFASNLMEASPLLTDTRSRQLASLLASSVQAAKTLFDLRSQAYALGTLGRLYELKQQWREAQDLTEQARQLALAINADDIIYQWQWQLARLLEAQGNYPQAIAANTAAVDTLQSLRKDLVAINPDVQFSFRESVEPVYRDLIRLLLTPLTPSTPISQPHLQQARQVLESLQLAELENFFREACITAQPKQIDQIDQTAAVIYAIILKDRLAVILSLPGQPLSYYETRISQEEIENTLDLLFQSFNPAYSNQIRLQLSQQVYNWLIHPAQEKLTAAKVETLVFVLDGFLRNLPMSALYDGQNYLIEKYKIALTPGLQLLDPQALSTKNIKAILAGVSEKNEGFSALPAVETELADISREIIATKLLNQDFTRSRFTKQLEQTPFPIIHLATHGQFSSDPEETFILAWQDPIKVKDLQNLLRIRQQQNPIPIELLVLSACQTASGDKRATLGLAGMAVRSGARSTVATLWSVRDESTAQLMTEFYRSLSEQNRQTSKAAALRLAQLNLINSPQFEHPFYWAPFVLVGNWL from the coding sequence ATGCGCCTATTATTGATCAAAAATACGGCTCAATTTTTGATGATGCGGGCAAAAAGATGTTTTGCTTATATCATAAACTTTAAAAAAAGTCAATATTTATGGGTAGCAGTCCTAACTCTCTTCCTCGTGACTGGCATACATAGCGCAGTGGGTCAACCGCCGGTTATCCCCATAGCACAACACCTCCTCGAAGAGGGCAGACAATTCTATAGAGACGGACAATTTAATCAAGCTATTGAAATCTGGAAACAAGCCGCCGAAACCTATCAACAGCAAGGCGATCCTCTCCGTCAAGCCTTAAGTTTAAATTATCTATCCCTAGCTTACCAAGCTACCGGACAATGGAACAATGCTCAAACAGCCATTAATCAAAGCCTAGAACTGCTCAAAAATCGATCTACACAAGAAACAATCTCCATTCGCGCTCCGGTTTTAAACACCCTAGGTAGTCTTCAATTAGCTCAAGGCGAAACGGAAAACGCGCTCGCTACCTGGCAAGAAGCAGAATCCTTATATACTCAACTCGGGGACCAAGAGGGACGCATAGGAACACAAATTAACCAAGCTCAAGCCTTACAGCAATTAGGACTCTATCGACGCTCCCAACAAATCTTAACTCGAGTCGCTCAAACTTTACAATCTCAACCCGATTCTTCCCTGAAAGCAAGCGGGTTACAAAGTCTCGGCGTGGCTTTATCCAGCATCGGGGACCTCAAAAACGCTCAAGAAATTCTCCAAGAAAGTTTAGCCATTAGTCAAAAATTAGCCGATAAAAATAGTCAGTCTACTACTCTCTTAAGTCTGGGTAATATCATGCGCTTAGAGGATAAACATTCACAAGCTTTAAAGTATTATCAACAAGCGGCTGATATGGCCCCTGACACTCTCCTACAACTAGAAGCTCAAATTAATCAACTCAGTTTATTGATCAAACTGCAACAATGGGAAAACGCGACTATCGTTTTATCTCAAATTGAGTCTCGAGTGCCTACTCTAACCCCGAGTCGTCGTAGTATCTATGCAATTGTCAATTTTGCTTCTAATCTGATGGAAGCTTCCCCCTTGCTCACCGATACACGCTCTCGCCAGTTAGCTTCGTTACTCGCTTCCTCGGTTCAAGCGGCAAAAACCCTCTTTGATCTAAGGTCCCAGGCTTATGCTTTAGGTACATTAGGGAGACTATATGAACTTAAACAACAATGGAGAGAAGCTCAAGACTTAACTGAACAAGCCAGACAACTCGCACTCGCCATCAATGCAGACGATATCATTTATCAGTGGCAATGGCAACTGGCCAGATTACTAGAAGCGCAAGGAAATTACCCCCAAGCGATCGCGGCTAATACGGCGGCGGTTGACACCCTCCAAAGCTTACGCAAGGATTTAGTGGCGATCAATCCTGATGTGCAGTTTTCTTTTCGAGAAAGTGTAGAACCTGTCTATCGAGATTTAATCCGATTATTATTAACTCCTTTAACCCCCTCAACTCCCATTAGTCAACCTCATCTTCAGCAAGCTCGTCAAGTCCTTGAATCTCTCCAATTAGCCGAATTAGAAAATTTCTTTCGGGAAGCTTGTATTACAGCCCAACCTAAACAAATTGATCAAATCGATCAAACGGCGGCTGTTATTTATGCCATCATTTTAAAAGATCGTTTAGCCGTTATTTTATCTTTACCAGGACAACCTCTAAGCTACTATGAGACTCGGATTTCTCAAGAGGAAATCGAAAATACTTTAGACTTATTATTTCAATCGTTTAATCCCGCTTATTCTAATCAAATTCGTTTACAATTATCTCAACAAGTATACAATTGGTTGATTCATCCGGCTCAAGAAAAATTGACCGCCGCCAAGGTAGAAACCCTGGTTTTTGTTCTCGATGGTTTTTTACGCAATTTACCCATGTCTGCGCTTTATGATGGGCAAAACTATCTCATAGAAAAGTATAAAATTGCTTTGACTCCCGGCTTACAACTTCTCGACCCTCAAGCTTTAAGCACTAAAAATATTAAAGCTATTTTAGCCGGAGTTAGTGAAAAAAATGAAGGCTTTTCTGCCCTGCCAGCCGTCGAAACAGAATTGGCGGATATCTCTCGAGAAATTATCGCCACTAAATTACTTAATCAAGATTTTACTCGCAGCCGCTTCACGAAACAATTAGAGCAAACTCCTTTCCCGATTATTCATTTAGCGACTCATGGCCAATTTAGTTCTGATCCTGAAGAGACTTTCATTTTAGCTTGGCAAGATCCCATTAAAGTCAAAGACTTACAAAACCTCCTGCGAATTCGCCAACAACAAAACCCGATTCCCATTGAGTTATTAGTTCTCAGTGCCTGTCAAACTGCAAGCGGAGATAAACGCGCTACTCTGGGGTTAGCTGGTATGGCGGTGCGTTCCGGGGCCCGCAGTACCGTCGCTACCTTATGGTCCGTTAGAGATGAATCTACCGCACAATTAATGACAGAATTTTATCGCTCACTCTCTGAGCAAAACCGTCAAACTAGCAAGGCGGCGGCTTTACGTCTAGCTCAGTTAAACTTGATTAATTCTCCTCAATTTGAGCATCCTTTCTATTGGGCACCTTTTGTCTTAGTGGGTAATTGGCTTTAA